In Rhineura floridana isolate rRhiFlo1 chromosome 22, rRhiFlo1.hap2, whole genome shotgun sequence, a single genomic region encodes these proteins:
- the WDR74 gene encoding WD repeat-containing protein 74 — MASPARGNHVWVGSETGILKGINLQKKQATNYKSGDAVLSRHEAVTSMCWGDPYESEIFVGCLDGSVRLFSTEKGKFTESRDCLGGEGPFCGLAVLDNSLVTCVQSGLLKVWRDASSENVEIQVGSGVCRMRQNPEQPHRMATGGKENCLKVWDLHQPQEPIFRAKNVRNDWLDLRVPVWVRDVQFLPGSEKIVTCTGHHQVRLYDPSSPQRRPVLEATFSEYPLTALSLTPDANAVVVGSSRGDVAVIDLRQAGRLVQCLKGFAGSVRAIQCHPMLPLVASCGLDRFLRVHSLQHKRLEHKVYLKSRLNCLLLTSREKWEEEGLDPSADVQSDVKEEEDEDEIWASMEVVATKRKAEAQPCSNVGSEAPRKDKALKKHKKIKKAES, encoded by the exons ATGGCGTCTCCGGCGAGGGGCAACCACGTGTGGGTGGGATCTGAGACGGGTATCCTGAAAG GGATCAACCTACAGAAGAAACAGGCCACAAACTATAAGTCGGGGGATGCGGTGCTCAGTCGACATGAAGCTGTTACTTCCATGTGTTGGGGGGATCCCTATGAGTCCGAG ATCTTTGTGGGATGCCTTGATGGATCGGTCAGATTGTTCAGCACTGAGAAGGGCAAGTTTACTGAGTCCCGAGACTGTCTAGGAGGCGAGGGGCCCTTTTGTGGCTTGGCTGTGCTTGACAA CTCCCTTGTCACGTGTGTACAGTCCGGCTTGCTGAAGGTCTGGCGGGATGCTTCCTCTGAAAAC GTGGAGATCCAGGTGGGCTCCGGTGTGTGCCGCATGCGCCAGAACCCAGAACAGCCTCACCGCATGGCCACAGGTGGGAAGGAGAACTGTCTCAAGGTGTGGGACCTACACCAGCCGCAGGAACCCATTTTCCGAGCCAAAAAT GTGCGGAACGATTGGCTTGACCTGAGAGTGCCTGTCTGGGTCCGGGACGTGCAGTTCTTACCTGGATCAGAGAAAATTGTTACCTGCACTGGACACCACCAG GTCCGGCTCTATGATCCCAGCTCCCCGCAGCGGCGCCCTGTGTTGGAGGCCACTTTCAGCGAGTACCCACTCACTGCCCTCTCGCTGACTCCGGATGCAAA CGCTGTTGTCGTGGGCAGCTCACGAGGGGATGTGGCAGTCATCGATCTTCGGCAAG CAGGGCGGTTGGTGCAGTGCCTCAAGGGCTTTGCTGGCAGCGTGCGTGCCATCCAGTGCCACCCTATGCTTCCGCTGGTGGCCTCATGCGGGCTGGACCGTTTCCTTCGCGTGCACAGCCTCCAGCACAAGCGCCTGGAGCATAAG GTGTATCTGAAATCTCGATTGAACTGCCTGTTGCTGACCAGCAGAGAGAAATGGGAG GAGGAAGGCCTCGACCCTTCAGCTGACGTCCAGAGTGACgtgaaggaggaagaggatgaaGATGAGATCTGGGCCTCCATGGAAGTGGTGGCCACCAAGCGGAAAGCGGAAGCACAGCCATGCTCCAACGTGGGGAGTGAGGCACCCCGAAAGGACAAAGCCCTCAAAAAGCATAAGAAGATTAaaaaagctgaatcctga